In Atribacteraceae bacterium, a single genomic region encodes these proteins:
- a CDS encoding SpoIVB peptidase S55 domain-containing protein — protein MKSSHRLKRLALWTSLAFFLLFSGASATADEFSYLPLSEVTRGMSGYGRTVFYGTTIENFAIEVMDVVRAERVEESYFVIQVVDERLRQLGGISAGMSGSPIYLEGEIAGALSYSWETRDNLIGIVTPIEAMMQLWDRPRETTLVQANPYSNLLMLGFDGRGQELIRRHSSFKSLLALPRLFLGRPETQETGELEPGSAVGIQLISGDVDVVSIGTLTALDGDRFLAFGHPFLHRGSANYILTSMFVNFSIKGKDYPFKVGSPIEPVGIVDEDRTAGISGRLNIFPLTTKSTVVVGKEAEGSTRKFNFDIVQDEKIIVEFMPGVILDSIDRVLDSQIPGSSRVTVAIEAGNELFFNEFFWASQLDIASLATNNLGKILEIYFLNPFVPVVAEKVDIQIVITPEVREAIFQSLSLPSEVKRGEVLEGTVDIHLHRKGTRSIDFTVPVPFDFLPGETDVTIRGLAGGVIAPTAAVDFQTFLEDRLNEIKTNGFLVELSSKGDVYGYEDSRTFYSHRVSLPFVMNGSYSGSILVRE, from the coding sequence GTGAAAAGTAGTCACCGACTGAAACGTCTCGCCCTATGGACGAGTTTAGCGTTTTTCCTCCTCTTTTCCGGGGCTTCTGCAACGGCCGACGAATTTAGCTACCTTCCTCTGTCGGAAGTGACCCGGGGGATGTCCGGATATGGCCGTACGGTCTTTTATGGAACCACCATCGAGAATTTCGCCATTGAAGTCATGGATGTTGTCCGGGCCGAACGGGTTGAAGAGAGTTACTTTGTTATCCAGGTGGTAGACGAAAGGCTCCGCCAGCTGGGAGGAATATCGGCCGGTATGAGTGGGAGCCCGATTTACCTGGAAGGGGAGATCGCTGGGGCCCTGTCCTATAGCTGGGAAACCAGGGACAACCTGATCGGTATTGTCACGCCCATCGAGGCGATGATGCAACTGTGGGACAGACCGCGCGAGACGACCCTTGTCCAGGCCAATCCCTATTCCAACCTTCTGATGCTGGGTTTTGACGGGCGCGGCCAGGAACTCATTCGTCGCCACTCTTCCTTCAAGAGCCTCCTTGCTCTTCCCCGTCTTTTTCTTGGCCGCCCCGAAACCCAGGAGACCGGAGAACTCGAACCGGGCAGCGCCGTGGGGATACAATTGATCAGCGGCGATGTCGATGTGGTTTCCATCGGGACTCTCACCGCTCTGGACGGCGACCGATTTCTGGCCTTTGGACACCCCTTTCTCCACCGTGGTTCAGCCAACTACATTTTAACTTCGATGTTTGTCAATTTCAGCATCAAAGGAAAAGACTATCCCTTCAAAGTCGGTTCCCCCATTGAGCCGGTGGGCATTGTCGATGAGGACCGGACTGCTGGTATCAGCGGACGATTGAACATTTTCCCGTTGACGACTAAGTCCACGGTCGTAGTGGGGAAAGAGGCCGAGGGGTCGACCCGCAAATTTAATTTCGATATTGTGCAGGATGAGAAAATCATCGTCGAATTCATGCCGGGGGTGATTCTGGATTCCATCGACCGGGTCCTTGACAGCCAGATTCCCGGGAGTTCCCGGGTCACCGTCGCTATCGAAGCGGGTAACGAACTTTTTTTCAACGAGTTTTTTTGGGCCAGTCAATTGGATATTGCGAGCCTCGCAACCAATAATTTGGGAAAGATCCTCGAAATTTATTTTCTCAACCCTTTTGTCCCGGTGGTGGCTGAAAAAGTCGATATTCAGATTGTGATCACCCCTGAGGTACGGGAAGCCATATTCCAGTCACTTTCTCTCCCTTCTGAAGTGAAGCGGGGTGAGGTTTTAGAGGGGACAGTGGATATTCACCTGCACCGGAAAGGGACCAGAAGTATCGATTTTACTGTGCCGGTACCCTTCGATTTTCTCCCGGGCGAAACTGATGTAACGATTCGAGGCCTTGCAGGGGGGGTGATCGCACCGACTGCGGCCGTCGATTTTCAAACTTTCCTGGAAGATCGGTTGAACGAGATCAAGACCAACGGTTTTCTGGTCGAACTGAGCAGCAAAGGTGATGTTTACGGATATGAGGATAGTCGGACTTTTTATTCCCACCGGGTCTCTTTGCCCTTCGTGATGAACGGAAGCTACTCCGGGAGCATCTTGGTCAGGGAGTGA
- a CDS encoding translocation/assembly module TamB domain-containing protein — translation MKKGWLVLGLVLVFGLVVLVFQGNRITKYLFTLVLDRFQALDHLYTLDFEAIRYQWPLGLVLDNLDIQGENAQLNTPSLTVRWSISDLLRGNIVPLLTADQITISTHTLTFWSDLPTMNLSDLPDFRLLVENLMVGGQGALPWTFSIRAQKTSGRMDVIAASELFSMEGIYRTGESAHLVVTGFTVLPGAVLQAEWDFRNEIVTAGFTSLEGISFSLVTSPEVSLDDLVLSDLRITAEGWEGFVFSGEARLALSEGFRGRLEGSWQDNQRNGDITLLFLCAPTFDEVAGTLILDSSEPAGRAHSDFVWTLSTGALWGELLDGSHWFGSPLRAVYEGHLSSVGLDVFYKIADFDCALLPVPGLVGVGTLAGKIEYAPSDGWQVTGAFSSEALTVNGFILRNPHLDLYFSEGQDIGFEGNAALLGGTVGFSGTFGATGYKLAGQFQNISPDFLWDPVIPVRGSLSGDIEIYSQEGNGETVVRLALHDGTIFWDELEIGRVGGGEVLLIGGDVQVSGMRINQGNGFLEGSFSRQVETSRLEGTLTAGDFLFTSRVGEQDLAMVLSGQLAFLQEPDHREMTLDGEVTSWRLGAIAGDRATFRAALDGERIVVDRFEIAFPQGTLTLAGECVPYRFIDLAGNLSQLKIPENEFGFTAELLDVAVMVQGSWDEVFFTFSGQGHNLSIGEGPLGESFEIELAGRGALPKPGETVYLERYLDPSFLDKGFLRIYGVQLDQLGLTVFQEHGLTGTADFFGDLLFGEERWVFETKNLLIRSPAGLTITGDLAGSFVEGNVHLTRIQLFEAQKGLSVIGSGVFDPVEGVAAQLRIEADIRHVFQDHLVDVHLVGSSELTVEGLPDDLRIGGDVFIRKLIVSRGGEELLRFSDLEGHLEESTLLIKGGVGEVAGFLFRPHGVVSSEGIDLTLALREEEGGTPVFAGLTAGQWRGTLTLSGFWDDLQGTGDLILYGGLIDKTQLSTVPGTLDTLGEIERSFHKIPFPVKLSLRVGDALKVKTRFLDLTMSGGLEVLFHHGETDMAGRLAVVEGEYDLVMHSFPLQGYVVFGNLFGFVPQIDFEGRKQIGRHQVTLRASGPLDDYRFNLEAQPDLSQEELLSLLILGSTEAYGTLDRIKLTGPLLQGIQFLLGDPKSRLTEDLFFDSIEWKTPGAEEDDFFGFTLNKEFGENLIICFTQDLSGQSRSSVGLSLDLNQEWSFQAELAQEGAVEWMLEYHTRF, via the coding sequence TTGAAGAAAGGATGGTTGGTTCTCGGTCTTGTCCTGGTTTTTGGTCTAGTGGTCTTAGTTTTCCAGGGAAACCGGATAACCAAATATCTCTTCACCTTGGTGCTTGATCGGTTCCAGGCCCTTGATCACCTGTATACGTTGGATTTTGAAGCCATTAGATATCAATGGCCACTGGGTTTGGTGCTGGATAATCTGGATATCCAGGGGGAAAATGCTCAGCTGAACACTCCTTCCCTGACGGTTCGCTGGTCTATCAGCGACCTCCTACGCGGGAACATCGTCCCCCTCCTTACAGCGGACCAGATAACCATCTCCACACATACTCTCACCTTCTGGTCGGATTTACCGACAATGAACCTCAGCGATCTTCCCGACTTTCGCCTCCTGGTTGAAAACCTCATGGTGGGTGGTCAAGGTGCGCTTCCCTGGACATTCTCGATCCGGGCTCAAAAAACAAGCGGTCGGATGGACGTGATTGCCGCCAGTGAATTGTTTTCTATGGAAGGAATCTACCGGACGGGAGAGTCGGCGCACTTGGTGGTGACCGGTTTTACCGTCTTGCCCGGAGCAGTTCTCCAGGCTGAATGGGATTTCCGAAACGAGATTGTTACGGCCGGCTTTACCAGCCTGGAGGGGATCTCTTTTTCGCTGGTTACCTCTCCCGAAGTTTCACTAGATGACCTTGTTTTATCCGATCTGCGTATAACTGCAGAGGGATGGGAAGGGTTCGTTTTTTCAGGGGAAGCCCGGCTTGCTCTCAGCGAGGGATTCCGAGGTCGTCTGGAAGGTTCCTGGCAGGATAACCAAAGAAATGGCGACATTACTTTGCTGTTTCTTTGTGCCCCGACGTTTGATGAAGTGGCCGGCACTCTGATCCTGGATTCGTCGGAACCTGCCGGCAGGGCACACAGTGATTTCGTCTGGACCCTGTCTACGGGAGCCCTTTGGGGAGAACTACTGGATGGTTCACACTGGTTTGGGAGTCCGCTCCGGGCGGTTTATGAGGGGCACCTGTCTTCAGTGGGTTTAGATGTGTTTTACAAAATCGCAGATTTTGACTGTGCCCTTTTACCGGTTCCGGGTCTGGTTGGAGTAGGGACTCTCGCGGGAAAAATTGAGTATGCTCCTTCGGATGGCTGGCAGGTGACGGGAGCATTTTCCTCCGAAGCGCTGACGGTCAACGGATTCATTCTACGTAACCCGCACCTGGATTTATATTTCAGCGAAGGTCAGGATATCGGTTTTGAGGGAAACGCGGCCCTTCTGGGCGGTACGGTGGGATTTTCCGGGACCTTCGGGGCCACTGGTTATAAACTGGCGGGACAGTTTCAGAACATCTCACCTGACTTTCTCTGGGATCCCGTTATTCCGGTGCGGGGTTCCCTGTCGGGAGACATTGAGATATATTCTCAGGAAGGAAACGGAGAAACGGTTGTGCGGCTGGCCCTGCACGACGGGACGATTTTTTGGGATGAGTTGGAAATTGGGAGGGTAGGCGGGGGAGAAGTCCTCCTGATTGGCGGGGACGTGCAGGTCTCCGGGATGCGGATTAACCAAGGAAACGGCTTTCTCGAAGGATCTTTTTCCCGTCAGGTCGAGACCAGTCGGCTGGAAGGGACCCTCACCGCCGGGGATTTTCTGTTTACTTCCCGGGTGGGAGAACAGGACCTGGCGATGGTTCTGAGCGGCCAGCTCGCTTTCCTCCAGGAACCGGATCATCGGGAGATGACCCTCGATGGGGAGGTGACGTCGTGGAGGCTGGGGGCTATCGCTGGAGACCGGGCCACGTTTCGCGCCGCGCTGGATGGGGAACGGATCGTAGTCGACCGGTTTGAAATTGCGTTTCCGCAGGGGACTCTTACCTTGGCCGGAGAGTGTGTTCCCTACCGTTTTATCGATTTGGCAGGGAACCTTAGTCAACTGAAGATACCGGAAAACGAATTCGGTTTCACGGCGGAATTGCTCGATGTGGCGGTGATGGTGCAAGGGAGCTGGGACGAAGTGTTTTTTACTTTCTCCGGACAGGGTCATAACCTCTCGATCGGCGAGGGACCGCTGGGAGAATCCTTTGAAATTGAACTGGCTGGCCGGGGCGCCCTCCCGAAACCGGGGGAAACGGTTTACTTGGAGAGATATCTCGATCCGTCATTTCTTGATAAAGGATTCCTGAGAATATACGGTGTTCAGTTGGACCAGCTCGGGTTGACGGTTTTCCAGGAGCATGGTTTGACCGGAACTGCGGACTTTTTCGGCGATCTGCTATTCGGGGAGGAGCGCTGGGTGTTTGAGACGAAAAACCTGCTCATTCGTTCTCCGGCGGGATTGACCATTACCGGTGATCTTGCGGGGTCCTTTGTGGAGGGAAACGTGCATCTGACCCGGATCCAACTGTTCGAAGCCCAAAAAGGATTAAGCGTAATCGGCAGCGGAGTTTTCGATCCAGTGGAAGGAGTAGCCGCGCAGTTGCGGATCGAGGCCGACATCCGGCACGTTTTTCAGGACCACTTGGTAGACGTTCACCTGGTTGGCTCTTCCGAACTCACCGTAGAAGGCCTCCCGGACGACCTGCGGATTGGTGGTGACGTTTTCATCCGGAAACTAATCGTTTCCCGCGGAGGGGAAGAATTGCTGCGGTTCAGCGATCTCGAGGGACATCTGGAAGAAAGTACACTACTGATCAAGGGGGGGGTGGGAGAGGTGGCTGGGTTTCTTTTTCGACCCCACGGGGTCGTCTCGAGCGAGGGGATCGACCTGACCCTGGCCTTACGGGAGGAGGAAGGAGGAACGCCTGTCTTCGCCGGCCTCACGGCGGGACAATGGCGGGGAACTCTTACCCTGTCCGGGTTCTGGGATGATTTACAGGGAACGGGTGATCTGATCCTGTACGGTGGGTTGATCGATAAGACGCAACTCTCCACGGTACCGGGTACCCTGGATACCCTCGGAGAGATCGAACGCAGTTTCCACAAAATCCCCTTTCCGGTGAAGCTCTCCTTGCGGGTTGGTGATGCGCTCAAAGTAAAGACCAGGTTTCTTGACCTGACCATGAGCGGCGGTTTGGAGGTTCTTTTCCACCACGGCGAGACCGATATGGCCGGACGGCTCGCTGTGGTGGAAGGAGAGTATGATCTGGTGATGCACTCCTTCCCTCTGCAGGGATATGTGGTTTTCGGAAACCTCTTCGGATTCGTTCCCCAGATTGATTTTGAGGGACGAAAACAGATTGGGCGCCATCAGGTTACCCTACGCGCGAGCGGACCGCTTGATGATTACCGGTTTAATCTGGAAGCGCAGCCCGATCTGAGCCAGGAAGAACTGCTCTCCCTGTTAATATTGGGTTCGACCGAGGCCTATGGCACGCTTGACCGGATCAAACTTACCGGACCGCTTTTACAGGGTATTCAATTTCTTCTCGGAGACCCGAAAAGCCGGTTAACCGAAGACCTTTTTTTTGATTCCATCGAGTGGAAAACTCCGGGAGCGGAAGAGGACGACTTTTTTGGCTTCACATTGAATAAGGAGTTTGGCGAAAACCTTATCATCTGTTTTACTCAGGATTTGAGTGGGCAGTCCCGTTCTTCTGTCGGTCTCTCCCTAGACCTGAATCAGGAATGGTCTTTCCAGGCCGAACTGGCACAGGAAGGAGCCGTGGAATGGATGCTCGAATACCATACGCGATTTTAA
- a CDS encoding BamA/TamA family outer membrane protein yields the protein MKSTRTKHVFWALCILLVVFFSWSAVIAQVAPPVVAIRVEGHQNISMDLILSAVELSLRAPFNSEIIRNDINSIYALGYFSRVWVDTVSYPDGIEVIYKVEEFQVIKEIRIEGNTVVEDEVLSNEMVIAPGQVMNWEIFQRDLERIKAAYSNNGFLVTAIDGIGFQDGILTFQLHEGIIEAVVFEGLEKTSEHVVRRELVFAAPVVFDFSLINRSMRAIFNLGFFDDVTIKLEPGSARDMVVLNVRVLEKLTGQAGAGVGYNAEDGWLGFVRYQEINFGGNAQRVELRYEFGARTLYRFSFEEPWLFDTPTFFGLEIHDQVRLRKYRIDHEIVGRYEEGRVGGQVTLGRNFDEEWRWRLRYKTEEITLTHIEGEMPNRDGRINTLTPSIIYDTRNTPLNPSEGWYGILQVEMAGRFLGGDQHYTKYSLDLRNYIPAGEEAVVALRLQAGLADTVLPEYDQFAIGGVGSLRGYDLHEFQGDKMLLFNLEYRWEIAEGTQVVFFGDAGYAWDLDDAIDFGDIRTGYGIGLRVDTPIGPLSLDYGIGEDRPPQTYFSIGHTF from the coding sequence GTGAAGAGCACCAGAACGAAGCATGTCTTTTGGGCGCTGTGCATCCTTCTTGTTGTCTTTTTTTCCTGGAGCGCGGTGATTGCCCAGGTAGCCCCCCCCGTGGTCGCCATTCGGGTGGAAGGACATCAAAACATTAGTATGGACCTTATCTTATCCGCTGTCGAGTTGTCCCTGCGGGCACCTTTCAATTCGGAAATAATCCGTAACGATATCAATTCTATCTACGCCCTGGGATATTTCTCTAGAGTCTGGGTGGACACCGTCAGCTATCCGGACGGTATCGAAGTCATTTATAAAGTGGAAGAATTTCAGGTTATTAAGGAAATCCGCATCGAGGGAAACACGGTTGTCGAAGATGAGGTTTTATCCAACGAGATGGTTATCGCCCCTGGTCAGGTAATGAACTGGGAGATTTTTCAAAGGGACTTGGAACGGATCAAGGCGGCCTACAGTAATAACGGCTTTCTGGTGACTGCCATCGACGGGATCGGCTTTCAGGACGGCATTCTTACTTTCCAACTCCATGAGGGAATCATCGAAGCGGTGGTTTTCGAAGGCCTGGAAAAGACCAGCGAACATGTGGTCCGCCGGGAGCTGGTTTTTGCTGCACCTGTCGTCTTCGATTTTTCTTTGATCAACCGCAGTATGCGCGCGATCTTTAACCTTGGGTTTTTTGACGACGTTACCATAAAACTGGAGCCGGGTAGCGCGCGGGACATGGTTGTTCTGAATGTCAGGGTGCTGGAAAAGCTGACCGGTCAGGCCGGAGCCGGGGTGGGATATAATGCGGAAGACGGCTGGCTTGGTTTTGTCCGCTACCAGGAAATCAATTTCGGAGGAAATGCGCAACGAGTGGAGCTGCGTTATGAATTCGGAGCTCGGACTCTCTACCGTTTTTCATTCGAAGAACCCTGGTTGTTCGATACACCGACTTTCTTCGGACTGGAAATCCACGATCAGGTCCGGTTGCGCAAATACCGGATCGATCACGAGATTGTCGGGAGATATGAAGAAGGGAGAGTCGGCGGGCAGGTCACGCTCGGTAGGAATTTTGATGAGGAGTGGCGCTGGCGGTTACGCTATAAAACCGAGGAAATCACCCTGACTCACATCGAGGGAGAGATGCCCAACCGGGATGGTCGAATCAACACGCTGACGCCTTCGATCATCTACGATACACGGAATACCCCCCTCAATCCATCGGAAGGGTGGTATGGTATCCTGCAAGTGGAAATGGCCGGACGATTTCTGGGAGGCGATCAACACTATACGAAATACTCTCTGGATCTTCGAAATTATATCCCGGCGGGCGAGGAAGCGGTGGTGGCTCTCCGCCTACAGGCCGGACTGGCTGATACTGTCCTCCCGGAGTACGATCAGTTCGCGATTGGCGGTGTCGGCTCTTTACGGGGTTATGATCTTCATGAGTTCCAGGGGGATAAAATGTTGCTTTTCAACCTAGAATACCGCTGGGAAATCGCCGAGGGCACCCAAGTCGTCTTTTTCGGTGATGCCGGCTACGCTTGGGATCTTGACGATGCGATCGATTTTGGCGATATCCGGACCGGTTATGGAATAGGTTTGCGGGTCGACACCCCGATCGGTCCCCTCAGCTTGGACTACGGGATCGGAGAAGATAGGCCGCCTCAGACGTATTTTAGCATCGGTCACACATTCTAA